Within Nocardioides rotundus, the genomic segment CGGCCTGCGCGGAGAGCGACATGATGCCGATGTCCATACCGCCGCCGTAGGTGACGTTCCTGGCTTCTTCCGCCCGTCCGGCGCGTCGATGACCACCGCCAGAGCCGAGCGGTAGATCTGGAGGGGCAGCCACCAGGGAGGTTGACCCTTGAACAGACAGCGCGGTGGTCGGCGTTCCCGAGTCCCCGGCGAAGTCACGACCCGGCGCCGACCGGGTCCTCGCCGTGCCACCAGGCCGCCACCAGGTCGGTCCGGGACCGGGCGCCGCGACGGCGCAGCGCGGAGGAGACATGGGACTCGACGGTGCGGACCGAGAGATGGAGGGCGGCGGCGATCTCCCGGTTCGACAGACCGTCGGCGACCAGGCTCACCACTCGTCGCTCGGCCATGCTGAGCGACCCGGCGACGTGCTGCCGGGCGGTCAGGCCGCTCAGGAACCCGTCCAGCTCCGGCGACTCCGGTTCGGGCCGGGTCGCGACCAGCACCGGCACCGGGTCGGCGTCGACGATCGGCAGCGCGACGATGCCCGGCCGCCGGCACCAGGTGGTGGGCGCGATCCCGGTCGCGCGGCCAGTCCCGATGATCCGCTGCACGTCGAGCTCGTCGGCGCCCGGTCCGCTGGAGTACGTCGGCTCCCCGCCGCGCAGCGCGGTCATCAGCCAGCCGGCATGCCAGCGCTCGTCGACCCCCTCGGGACGTCGGAAGGTCGGCTGCGCCAGTGCCTCGGGCAGGCGCACCGAACGGGCGGCCGCCAGCGGATGCTCCTCGTCCAGGTAGAGAGCCGAACCCACGACGCCCACCTCCCGCTGGCGTACCCGGGCGTCGCCCAGGCGACCGGTGACGACCAGCGCGTCCAGGTCGCCGTCGACCAGGCGCTGCAGGTTGAGCAGGGTGGCCCAGCCCAGCTCCAGGGAGATCTCGACGGGTCGGCTGGAGCGCTGCATCGACCGGGCCAGCTCATAGCAGGTCCGGGTCATCGCGGTCGGCATGACCGCCACACGCAGCCGGGGCGGCGTCACCCTCAGAGTCTCCCGAGCAGCAGGAGCCGCCCGCAACCGGGAATCCGCCCGGGTTCCGTGGTTCCACGGATGCGGGGAGCCGCCGTACCCCGCGATCGTGAGGTCGGGAGGGGGTCGCCATGACACGACGAGGCCGCGACCACGGAGGGCCGTGGGGGGCGTTGCGCACGCAGATCGCTGTGGTCCGGCTGGGGTGTCGGATCGCCGCCTCGACGATGCTGGGGTTCGGCGGCGAGGATCCGTTGGCGGATGCGGAGGATCTGGAGAACTGGCATCACCGCCGGCTCTCGCACGACGCCGCCCTCGCCGTCGGCTGGGCCGAGGGAGCCGCCCGGGAGATGTCGTGGCACACCGACTACGTCGACAGCTACCTCTACAACCCGCTGTGGTGGGTGCCAGGCGGCCTGGACCGGCTCAAGGCGGCCCTCTCCCTCGCCCCGACGCTCACCGCGATGCACTTCGACGACCTGACCGACCTGCGGCAGATCCAGCGGATGTGGCACCGCTACCGCGGCGGGATGATCGCCGGAGTGATGTGGGCGGCGCGATCGGGCATGCCGCTGGCCGACCGGGTGGCTGCCGCGCGGCACATCGTCGGGGTCGCGCTGCATCCCTTCCAGGACTTCTACTCCCACTCCAACTGGGTGGACGATCCCGCGCGCCGCTCGCTGGTCTTCACCGACCCGCTGCCCTTCGGCGGGGATGTCGCGCTCTACACCGGCAACTACGAGCAGTCACCGGTCCCCGGGATCGTGCATCACGGCCGGCTGGCTCCCGAGTGCTCGGTACTGCGGCACGACCCGGGCCTGATGGAGATCGCCTGCCACGCCGCCTCGCCGCTGACCAAGACCCCGGTCTGCGAGATGTACCGCGCCTGCCGGGAGGGGGTCGCGCTCGGGTCGACCACGGTGTACGGCGTCCGGGTGCCGGCGGGGCTGGTCTACCTCGCCCCGCCGGGCATCGCTCTGGACTCCCACTGGGTCGCGCCGATCGGCACCCAGGTCCGGGGGTTCCCCCAGGCCGACGCCGACCTGCTCTTCGCGACCGCGTTGGCCCTCGCCGAGCGGCAGAGCATGGAGATCCTCTGCGGGCTGGCCCGGGCGATGACCGCCCCGGACCTGGCCGTCTTCTGGGATCACGTACGTCGGGACCCGCAGAGCCCGGCGGACCTGCGGGAGGCGCAGTTCGAGGACTTCCACCGCCAGGGCGCCCGGTTCATCGGCACCGGCCCCTATCCGCCCGAGCCGGGTCCGGTGACCGAGGAGTGGTTCCTCCGGCTGCGGCTGGTCACGGCAGACGAGCAGGGAGCCGGCACCGATGCCGACATCTACGCCGGCACCGACACCGCGGTGCGGGAGATGCTGCTGGACAACATGCCCGACGCCGGGCCGGCGCTGGCCTACGACGACTTCGAGATCGGCGACGACCAGGTCTTCCATCTCGGCCCGTTCCCCGCACCGCCGGGCGAGCTGGTGCTCCGCAACGACGCCGCCGACCTGGGCGACGTCTTCGAGTCGCTCGGAAGGTGGTTCGTCACCACGATGCGCGACGCCGCCTACGCGATCGGGGATCTGCTCCTCAGCCTGATCGGCGGCCATGCCGACCAGGTGGCCACCGAGCACCGGGTCTGGACACCGGCCCAGCTCGCCGCGGTCGGTGACGGGCCGTCCCCGTTCAGCTTGCTGCTCGACGGCGGCGACGAGGGCGTCTTCCGCGTGCACGGGCAGATCCGGCGTACGGCGCGGAGCGGGTCCGCCGTACCCCTGTCGGACTGGGTGATCCGGCTGGACCGGCTGGAGTGCCTCGAGGAGTCCGACGTCGATCGCGGTTCGGACTCCGACGAGCCCTTCCTGATCGCGATGCTGGTCAACCAGGCCGCCCGCGACGCCGATGCGCACCTGTTCGGTCCCTACGACGACGTGGACTCCGGCGACTCGTGCGCGCTCGACCGCGAGTTCGTCGCGCGTGGGGTGCCCGACCGGCACGGTCACCTCACCCTGGCGCTGCAGCTGTGGGAGAGCGACGACGAGGGCTCGACCGGCAGGCAGAACGCGTTCGAGGAGTTCACCAGGGAGCTCCGCGAGCAGAGCGCTCCGGCGCGCGACGGGTTCCTGGACACCCTGGGCCGGGCTCTCGCCTCGGCCTGGACCCTGGACCGGCTCGAGATCACGACCTACGGCTTCGCGCCCGACGGGACCGTGTGGTGCGGGCCGGAGCAGATCGCCCGACCGGGCACGATCGAAGGCGGCGCGACCTGGCGGCACCAGCTCGCGGGGAACACCGACTCCGCCCGGTGGGTCGGCCGGGGTTGTGGCCGGGAGCCGCTGCGTCGGCTGGACCTGGACGCATCCGGGACGTCGGAGATCCTGGTCAGCTCCCCCTGGGGCATCGGTGCACTGGCAGCGGACGGCGAGTGGGAGCTGACCAGCCTGGCGATGGCGCCCAACGGGAGTGACCTCGGCGGGTGGAGGCTGGACACCACCCGCGACCGCTTCGGTCCCAGTGGTGAGTTCCGTTCCGGGGAGCCGGACCAGGTGTGGGTGCGCGGTCCCGGTGGCCTGGCGTGCCTGCGCTCCACCGCGGGCGGGTTCGCCCTCACAGCCCTGGCGCCAGCCGGCAAGCCGCTCGACGGGTGGGACGTGCCGGGGCTGGGTGTGCTCGCCGGTCCGGCCGGTCGCTACCTCGACCCGCATCGCGATGACGCGGTCTTCGTCAGCGAGGCCGGCCTGCTCGTCGCCGGGATGGACGGAGACGCCGTACCCCGGCTCGTGTTGACCGCCGGCGCCTCCCTCGGCGCCTGGGACTTCGATCCGCGGACGGATCGGATCGGGCCTGCCGGTGACTTCGACGGGGACGGGTACGACGAGCTGGTGCTCGCCGGCCCGCGCGGACTCGGACTGGTCTCCTTCGTCGGCGGCCCGCACCTGATCGCCCGGATCGATGCCGCCACCGACTTCGGGCTCGGCGCGCCGCTGGACCCCGAGGCGCTGCGGCTCGGCCCGGCCGCGGATCTCCGGGGGAGCGGGCGCTCCGGTCTGCTGGTGACCACGCCTGGCGCTCACGGCTTCCTGGAGCTGGACGAGGCGGGCGCATGGCGCAGTCGGGCCTATGCCAGCCACGGCACGACGGTGCAGGAGTGGGACGTCGACGTGACCCGCGACCGGTTCGGTCCGGTGGGGTACCTGCACACCGGCGCCGAGGACGTCTGGCTCTCCACGCCCGGCCTGATCGGTGTGCTGACCGTCGTCGGGCGCCGGCTCGTGGTCGTCTGCGCGCACCGAGTGGGGGAGATGTTCGACGACTGGCTGCCCACCGTCGACACCCGCTACTCCGTCGGGCGCCCGGTCCGTGGTGAGGAGTCCCTGGTGCTGGCCACCAACGACTGGGGGATGGTGCTGATCAGTGCCCGCGAGGACCGGTTGGGCATCCGCGGGCGTGCCGAGCAGGGGGTGCGTCTCGGCGGCTGGGTGGTCGACACCCGGGTCAACGCGTTCCAGTGACGGTGGTGACGGTCAGCGGCCCGTCGTCAGGTCCCGCAGAAGGTCCGGTAGGTGTCGATGAACCCGGCCGGCGCGGGCTCGGCGTACCTCTCCAGGCCGGGCCGCTCGGTGAAGGGATCGCGTACGGCGGCCAGCAGCGCCTCGAACGGCTCCAGGTCGTCCTTGCGTGCGGCCTCCAGCGCCTCCTCGACCAGGTGGTTGCGCGGGATGTAGAGCGGGTTGATCGCGTCCATCGCCTCCGCGGTCGCCGTGCGCTCCTCCGCGCTCCCCCCGACGCGCGTCAGCCAGCGCTCCTGCCACTCGTCCCAGGCGGCCAGGTCGAGGGCGTGCCCGCGGGCGGCCTCGGCCTCGCCGCGCAGCACCCGGGCGAGGCGGCGGAAGGTCAGGGTGTGGTCGAGCCGGTCCTTCTCCATCCGGGTGAGCAGGTCGGCGACCAGCTCCTCGTCTCCCTCGGCGCGCTCGGCCAGGCCGATCTTGCGGATCATCAGGTCCGAGTGCTCGGCCCGAACCTGCTCGACGAAGGCGTGCAGTCGCTGGGTGGCGTCCTCGACCGCGACCGGGCCGCCGTCCTCGCCGAGCGGGGCGATCAGGCACTCGGCAAGACGAGCGAGGTTCCAGGCGGCGATGCTCGGCTGGGCGCCGTACCGGTAGCGGCCCTGGCCGTCGATCGAGCTGAAGACGGCGTGCGGGTCGTGCGCCTCGAGGAACGCGCACGGGCCGTAGTCGATGGTCTCCCCGGAGATCGCCATGTTGTCGGTGTTCATCACCCCGTGGATGAAGCCCACGGCGAGCCACTGCGCGATCAGGCTCGCCTGCTGCTCGGCCACCGCGCTGAGCAGGGCGAGCGGGTCCTCGTCGTAGGTCGCGATGTCGGGGAAGTGCCGCTCGCGCGCGTAGGCCGCCAGCCGGCGCACGTGCTCGGGGTCGCCGGTCACCCGCACCAGCTCGAACGTCCCGACCCGCAGGTGGGAGGAGGCCACCCGAGTCAGCACCGCCCCCGGCTCGGGCGGCTGCCGGAGCACGACCTCGCCGGTCGCCACCGCCGCCAGCGAGCGGGTGGTGGGGATGCCGAGGGCGTGCATGGCCTCGCTGACGAGGTACTCCCGCAGCACCGGGCCGATGGCCGCGCGACCGTCGCCGCCGCGGGAGAACGGGGTGCGCCCCGACCCCTTGAGCGCCAGGTCGCGGCGCGTGCCCGTGGTGTCGGCGAGCTCCCCGAGCAGCACGGCCCGGCCGTCGCCGAGGACGCCGGCGAACTGGCCGAACTGGTGTCCGGCGTAGGCCTCGGCGATCGGATGTGATTCCTCGGGTACGGCGTTCCCGGCGAGTACGGGGACCCCGTCCGGCGTCCGCAGCGCGGGCACGTCCAGGCCGAGGTCGGCGGCCAGTGGCTCGTTCAACGCCAGCAGTCGCGGCTCGGCGACCGGGGTGGGGGAGACGTCGGCGTAGAGCCCGGTCAGGTCGCGGGCGTAGCTGTCGTCGAAGGGCCAGCGCATGCCCTCCAGCGTATGCACTAGATTCCGGCACCGTGAGTGCTCAGGCCCCTTCCGCTGTCATCTTGATCCGTGCCGAGCGGTTCACCCCGAACCCGGCGACCGCCGCCGACAACGCGTTCCAGGCCGAGGCTCCTGTCGGGCAGTCCGAGGTGGCCACGTCGGCGCGGGCGCTGGCGGAGATGGACGCGGTCGCCGAGGCGCTGCGCGAGGTCGGCGTACGCGTGCATGTCTTCTCCGACTCCGACCACACCCGGCCGGACAGCGTCTTCCCCAACAACTGGCTCTCCACGCACGCCGGCGGCACCGTGGCGGTCTACCCGATGTATGCCTCGAACCGGCGCCACGAGCGGCGGGCCGACGTGCTGGAGATGTTGAAGTCCAGCTATCGGGTGCAGTCGATCGTGGACTACTCCGGTCTGGAGCCGGACGGCATCTTCCTCGAGGGCACCGGCGCGATGGTGCTCGACCATGTGTCGCGGGTGGCCTACACCGCGCGCAGCCACCGGGCGGACACGCACGTGCTGGAGCGCTTCTGCACCGACTTCGGGTATGAGCCGATGGCCTTCGACGCGGTCGACTCCGGCGGCGTGCCGG encodes:
- a CDS encoding helix-turn-helix transcriptional regulator → MTPPRLRVAVMPTAMTRTCYELARSMQRSSRPVEISLELGWATLLNLQRLVDGDLDALVVTGRLGDARVRQREVGVVGSALYLDEEHPLAAARSVRLPEALAQPTFRRPEGVDERWHAGWLMTALRGGEPTYSSGPGADELDVQRIIGTGRATGIAPTTWCRRPGIVALPIVDADPVPVLVATRPEPESPELDGFLSGLTARQHVAGSLSMAERRVVSLVADGLSNREIAAALHLSVRTVESHVSSALRRRGARSRTDLVAAWWHGEDPVGAGS
- a CDS encoding protein adenylyltransferase SelO, translated to MRWPFDDSYARDLTGLYADVSPTPVAEPRLLALNEPLAADLGLDVPALRTPDGVPVLAGNAVPEESHPIAEAYAGHQFGQFAGVLGDGRAVLLGELADTTGTRRDLALKGSGRTPFSRGGDGRAAIGPVLREYLVSEAMHALGIPTTRSLAAVATGEVVLRQPPEPGAVLTRVASSHLRVGTFELVRVTGDPEHVRRLAAYARERHFPDIATYDEDPLALLSAVAEQQASLIAQWLAVGFIHGVMNTDNMAISGETIDYGPCAFLEAHDPHAVFSSIDGQGRYRYGAQPSIAAWNLARLAECLIAPLGEDGGPVAVEDATQRLHAFVEQVRAEHSDLMIRKIGLAERAEGDEELVADLLTRMEKDRLDHTLTFRRLARVLRGEAEAARGHALDLAAWDEWQERWLTRVGGSAEERTATAEAMDAINPLYIPRNHLVEEALEAARKDDLEPFEALLAAVRDPFTERPGLERYAEPAPAGFIDTYRTFCGT
- the ctlX gene encoding citrulline utilization hydrolase CtlX is translated as MSAQAPSAVILIRAERFTPNPATAADNAFQAEAPVGQSEVATSARALAEMDAVAEALREVGVRVHVFSDSDHTRPDSVFPNNWLSTHAGGTVAVYPMYASNRRHERRADVLEMLKSSYRVQSIVDYSGLEPDGIFLEGTGAMVLDHVSRVAYTARSHRADTHVLERFCTDFGYEPMAFDAVDSGGVPVYHTNVIACVGTEVALFALDMIADERRRAEVRERLTVTGRTVIELTEEQVREFAGNAVELCGRTPDGRRRYVMAMSARALASLRPDQVAAIEESCEIVAVDIPTIELAGGSVRCMIAGVHLDPRPTAAEPELTEAVEAINEGEPLTADGQEVALAEA